In Acidobacteriota bacterium, one genomic interval encodes:
- a CDS encoding DUF433 domain-containing protein: MLARRPAANKDHRNQPAYPLSEAARYLKLPAATLRAWTVGRPYPTAHGQSHFPPLIRPASKEPPVLSFWNLIEAHVLRALRTEHGVPIKALRQAVDYAEKKLSIERLLLSPELRSEAGRLFLDRYGDLIDLQASGQLAMRQVFEAHLKRVEWDESRFPVRLRPFVMAESSLDGMPIAIDANISFGRPVVLRAGISTAAIASRIDAGETTDDLAADYGLTVEEIEHAVLYERAA; the protein is encoded by the coding sequence ATGTTGGCAAGGAGGCCCGCCGCCAATAAGGATCATCGCAACCAACCCGCGTATCCCCTGAGTGAAGCTGCCAGGTATCTGAAGCTCCCGGCCGCGACGCTGCGTGCGTGGACGGTTGGGCGGCCGTACCCGACTGCTCATGGCCAGAGCCACTTCCCGCCGCTGATCAGGCCGGCATCTAAAGAGCCGCCCGTTCTGTCGTTCTGGAATCTCATCGAGGCGCATGTGCTTCGGGCGCTGCGAACCGAACACGGGGTTCCCATCAAGGCGCTGCGCCAGGCCGTGGACTACGCCGAGAAGAAACTGAGCATTGAGCGCCTGCTCCTGAGCCCCGAGCTCAGGTCCGAGGCCGGCCGATTGTTCTTGGACCGCTACGGCGACCTGATTGACCTGCAGGCCTCCGGACAACTCGCCATGAGGCAGGTGTTCGAGGCGCACCTCAAACGCGTCGAGTGGGATGAATCGCGGTTCCCGGTTCGGCTGCGTCCGTTCGTGATGGCCGAGTCGTCGCTTGATGGGATGCCCATCGCGATTGACGCCAATATTTCATTCGGTCGCCCAGTGGTACTTCGCGCCGGCATCTCGACGGCCGCTATCGCTTCGCGCATCGACGCGGGCGAGACAACGGACGACCTCGCAGCCGATTACGGGCTTACCGTGGAGGAGATTGAGCACGCCGTTCTCTACGAGCGGGCGGCTTGA
- a CDS encoding DUF5615 family PIN-like protein — MNLFAFALLADENINPEVVSGLRALGCQIVTVSELGLAGAADSLILERADADGRVVLTHDPDFGRLALQGSAISTGVVFLRPGHISSGVVLATLEAANTAAGDLSTPFLLTVEQKSQSGLRIRVRQLPIGG; from the coding sequence ATGAACCTGTTCGCGTTCGCGTTGCTAGCGGACGAGAACATCAACCCCGAAGTCGTCTCTGGGCTGAGAGCCCTCGGCTGCCAGATCGTAACCGTTTCGGAGTTGGGTCTGGCAGGAGCCGCCGATAGCCTGATCCTCGAGCGGGCGGACGCCGATGGCCGAGTCGTCCTCACTCACGACCCAGACTTTGGCCGGCTGGCTCTGCAAGGCTCGGCGATTTCGACAGGCGTCGTGTTCTTGCGCCCCGGGCACATTTCAAGCGGCGTCGTGCTGGCTACCCTCGAAGCTGCCAACACGGCTGCGGGAGATCTGTCCACGCCCTTCCTCCTCACAGTGGAGCAGAAATCGCAGTCCGGTCTCCGAATTAGAGTCCGCCAACTTCCGATTGGCGGCTAG
- a CDS encoding DUF433 domain-containing protein: MTAGWIVTDPDILGGKPCVRGTRLSVEFLLELAGSGASQNEILTSYPQLTSEALAAAFSYAAQVLKHDRTIDLPQPA; encoded by the coding sequence ATGACCGCAGGATGGATCGTCACCGACCCTGACATTCTTGGCGGAAAACCCTGCGTCCGTGGCACGCGGCTGAGCGTGGAGTTCCTGCTTGAGCTCGCGGGAAGCGGCGCCAGCCAGAACGAGATTCTGACCAGCTACCCCCAACTCACCTCGGAGGCTTTGGCAGCAGCGTTCTCCTACGCGGCCCAGGTACTCAAGCACGACCGCACAATCGACCTGCCGCAACCGGCATGA
- a CDS encoding phospholipase D-like domain-containing protein, with amino-acid sequence MVRSDIHEALGRNTFDHAVICTFTFDPNFFENYCLDRLKSLSENGNVSVILDRRIYDEILAAPPSEWPRLANLRYLLHPISVPGIFHPKLFLFASKEKGLLIVGSANFSKAGLTTNAELVGVYRYESAKDEQHLALFQQAVQFLLRLADSSPGDDLQGNLRELLVGAPWLSRPSVPATPGPSARLIHNLDRSIWEQVCDGVQKRPTAFHAVSRYFDATPAALTRVIRDLNAEKYTLWTQNGLTTLTPDWVRHPAVRNGAATVKDIAVDDDSHPQPLHAKALAVIAGDEVRLAFGSANFTHSGLFSTSQTGNCELMIVIDGLSTKVCKPERLFDPCGSAAVLTDPLKVRTAPKERHPRVPSPPIELLEATLTDQVLACRVGEPPSGLSEWFVILSTGDGGQLRVPLSLSTPALLVATVDSPTAERCAAGATVVHLEAAAGRSTVLASNRLFLLNLQDVETGRSKGRERRVREAQRSATLFAAMLDELLQLNETDTLQNFLTHCDIPVINAERPFDYRRARPQHDGDAAINGLGQGNLRAYASLHEAAIGFCERHTRRMRRHCSTPSVAGVPNFMHIALAIGNVLWSQSQRALVGLESADRPLSAEDWYEHRQRLGQYASIFHELSEILYGEYVPALEQRFRALAIQEAIKPDLEAFVRLCTLFMGLGRRLEACRVSRIRVRTPMGDVITPKFFHHDIFAEARWTDWCVAVRASVQRSQAWMKETA; translated from the coding sequence ATGGTGAGGTCAGACATTCACGAGGCGTTAGGTCGGAACACATTCGATCACGCTGTAATCTGCACCTTCACGTTCGACCCGAACTTCTTCGAGAACTATTGCCTGGACCGGCTGAAGTCCCTATCGGAGAACGGAAACGTGTCGGTCATTCTCGACCGTCGAATCTACGACGAGATTCTCGCCGCGCCGCCGTCGGAATGGCCTCGTCTTGCGAATCTCCGTTATCTATTGCACCCCATCTCGGTGCCCGGCATTTTCCACCCCAAGCTATTCCTGTTCGCAAGCAAGGAGAAAGGGCTTCTGATCGTTGGGAGCGCGAATTTTAGTAAGGCGGGACTAACTACAAACGCCGAACTTGTCGGGGTGTATCGCTACGAATCGGCGAAGGATGAACAACACCTCGCATTGTTCCAGCAGGCTGTGCAGTTCCTGCTGAGATTGGCCGACAGCTCGCCGGGCGACGACCTACAAGGCAATCTACGGGAACTCCTGGTTGGCGCACCTTGGCTGAGCAGACCTTCGGTTCCTGCTACGCCTGGTCCGTCAGCGCGCTTGATTCACAATCTAGACCGCTCGATCTGGGAGCAAGTGTGCGACGGCGTCCAGAAGCGTCCAACTGCGTTCCACGCGGTGTCGCGATATTTCGATGCTACCCCGGCAGCGCTCACGCGCGTGATCCGGGACCTCAATGCCGAAAAGTACACGCTTTGGACCCAGAACGGGTTGACCACGCTAACACCTGATTGGGTGCGACATCCTGCCGTTCGAAATGGCGCAGCGACCGTGAAAGACATTGCGGTCGACGATGACAGTCACCCTCAACCCCTCCATGCTAAGGCCTTAGCGGTGATCGCTGGAGATGAGGTTCGACTCGCATTCGGTAGCGCCAACTTTACGCACTCGGGCCTCTTCTCGACGAGCCAGACCGGCAATTGCGAGTTGATGATTGTCATTGACGGTTTGTCGACCAAGGTCTGCAAGCCTGAACGTCTGTTCGACCCTTGCGGCTCCGCGGCGGTCCTAACTGATCCACTGAAGGTGCGAACAGCGCCGAAAGAACGTCATCCGCGTGTGCCATCGCCCCCAATCGAGTTATTGGAAGCAACCCTCACCGATCAAGTTCTTGCATGCCGGGTCGGAGAACCGCCCAGCGGCCTGAGCGAGTGGTTCGTTATCCTGTCTACCGGGGATGGAGGCCAGCTCCGCGTCCCCCTATCCTTGTCGACTCCAGCACTGTTGGTCGCAACGGTTGATAGCCCTACCGCGGAGAGGTGTGCCGCCGGTGCCACGGTTGTTCACCTCGAAGCGGCAGCCGGTCGCTCAACCGTGCTCGCCAGCAACCGTCTATTCCTCCTCAACCTGCAGGATGTCGAGACCGGGCGAAGCAAAGGCCGTGAGCGACGAGTTCGAGAGGCCCAGCGTAGCGCTACCCTGTTCGCGGCAATGCTCGACGAGCTCCTTCAATTGAATGAAACCGACACGCTGCAGAACTTTCTCACGCACTGCGACATCCCGGTAATCAACGCCGAGCGGCCGTTTGACTATCGAAGAGCCAGACCCCAGCACGACGGGGACGCCGCGATTAACGGCCTCGGTCAAGGCAACCTTCGCGCGTATGCGTCCCTACACGAGGCAGCAATCGGATTCTGCGAGCGTCACACCCGAAGGATGCGACGCCATTGCTCGACACCGTCCGTTGCAGGTGTGCCAAACTTCATGCACATTGCCCTGGCGATTGGCAACGTCTTATGGTCGCAATCGCAACGAGCGCTGGTGGGACTGGAATCTGCAGATCGTCCTCTCAGTGCTGAGGACTGGTACGAACACCGGCAGCGACTTGGACAGTACGCGAGCATCTTCCATGAGCTCTCAGAAATACTCTACGGAGAGTATGTGCCCGCACTTGAGCAGCGGTTTCGTGCCTTGGCTATCCAGGAGGCAATCAAGCCCGATCTTGAGGCGTTTGTCAGGTTGTGCACACTCTTTATGGGGCTGGGGCGTCGACTCGAAGCCTGCAGAGTGAGTCGGATACGTGTCCGCACTCCGATGGGCGACGTTATAACTCCGAAGTTCTTTCATCACGACATTTTCGCGGAGGCTCGTTGGACTGACTGGTGCGTTGCGGTTCGCGCATCCGTCCAGCGAAGCCAGGCGTGGATGAAGGAAACAGCGTAG
- a CDS encoding DUF5655 domain-containing protein — MPLFSIAKTTLQAVPQRPFTSEKVLQRLIESNLDAVFKCRLVATEFSTGSQHAGRIDTLALSEDDNPVIIEYKVTEASDLVNQSLFYLAWIHDHRGDFQVAAQKALGDKIKVDWSTVRVICIAPNFRKYDLHAVRMMGAGLELWTYRAFANDVVYLEEVFRKSDAGIGAPLAGKNPVMVEAGRKSAAARAIGVYTFDEHLEGKPEAIRELALAVNEFTTGLDSSIDVAPKKLYVSYKTSQNILCMEVKHKKLLLYLKLDPKKFPGPKGISRDVSSIGHFGTGDLEITVSDSAEVELAKPLIRKAYEEVGG; from the coding sequence ATGCCACTGTTCTCGATTGCGAAGACGACTCTCCAGGCGGTTCCGCAGCGTCCCTTTACGTCCGAGAAGGTGCTGCAGCGGCTGATTGAATCGAACTTAGACGCCGTATTCAAGTGTCGGCTAGTCGCGACCGAGTTTTCGACTGGCTCACAGCACGCGGGTCGCATCGATACCCTCGCCCTGTCGGAGGACGATAACCCCGTCATCATCGAATACAAGGTCACGGAGGCTTCTGACCTGGTCAACCAAAGCCTCTTCTATCTCGCCTGGATTCACGATCACAGAGGCGACTTCCAGGTTGCCGCCCAAAAGGCATTGGGCGACAAGATCAAGGTCGATTGGTCAACAGTTAGAGTCATTTGTATAGCGCCGAACTTCCGGAAGTACGACCTGCACGCGGTTCGGATGATGGGCGCGGGCCTCGAACTGTGGACCTACCGCGCCTTCGCTAACGATGTTGTCTATCTGGAAGAAGTCTTCCGCAAGTCAGACGCCGGAATCGGTGCGCCATTGGCCGGGAAGAACCCAGTTATGGTGGAGGCGGGCAGGAAGTCGGCTGCAGCCCGTGCGATTGGTGTCTACACGTTTGACGAACACCTTGAAGGTAAGCCCGAGGCAATTCGCGAACTGGCGCTCGCCGTCAACGAGTTCACGACCGGCCTCGACTCGTCGATCGACGTCGCTCCGAAGAAGCTCTACGTCAGCTACAAGACATCACAGAACATCCTGTGTATGGAAGTGAAGCACAAGAAACTCCTCTTGTATCTGAAGCTCGACCCGAAGAAGTTCCCAGGCCCAAAGGGAATCAGTCGAGACGTCTCATCGATCGGGCACTTTGGAACCGGCGACTTGGAGATCACCGTATCCGATTCGGCTGAAGTCGAGTTGGCAAAGCCGTTGATCAGGAAGGCCTACGAAGAGGTGGGCGGCTGA
- a CDS encoding macro domain-containing protein, translated as MSEGLQLAEHSIQVGDSEILITNRSLSELGIPVDVLVSSDDNYLSHGGGVSLALWQGAGESEIAASVAAQSDKWALGDVVVTVAGRLQAKAIFHAVTVDFDSNRRLTQPQLSELYTRVFELSEQHGHTAVGLPLVASGAGRITPQVSASLLARAIQDSIAGPSALSRIIVSAPAPNFSIACDAIGPLVSLDTSFAQIRSSANRMLTSGMSLPAWLVTSLQSLLEIGTASHWPSVVAHLLDQAHVTMNPGDLPPELWSRASMVRNRLAHGSRQPRWTAEVTGALLSVLQCLERSLPPDQGRADDDVPTASSLARLAVEMGGLHKKFIHPARGPLFDLQGPSDGASVKRPPEPVVAARPAEEVVAVPEGSHVRRLHRLLLDQLAKHDELKSRIDRLLLKRGYQGEFELRLLEHCIRIDEPADLLSGTFDLPTLHVIYEQVVGQSSDDAADSAELVREILSAVGFPSATACHGPKQVREIIDRSEQLVRVKGLSAASSVVHDVARQLEYLCHVLLRFICRAAFSEAPEIYLRSRGSISKPGDLVKSGLGPLLIYCEQVIDDLRTTEAPQALVLQRDLGETSLPKGKDALTGVRNSFSHFKPGAPVASEADALGFLHHARQLLVALARPEGRLLPFVVTIQSLEIDRWGRRTVRALNDEGMDETLFTDEPVRPGETYLMYPLSNPLRVDPILVPAGDVIWKD; from the coding sequence ATGAGCGAAGGCCTCCAGCTCGCCGAGCACTCAATTCAGGTCGGCGACAGCGAGATTCTGATCACCAACCGGTCCTTGTCGGAACTCGGCATCCCTGTCGATGTTCTGGTCAGTTCTGACGACAATTACCTCAGTCATGGCGGCGGCGTCTCGCTGGCTCTCTGGCAAGGCGCCGGTGAGTCCGAGATTGCCGCCAGTGTGGCGGCGCAAAGCGACAAATGGGCGCTAGGCGATGTGGTGGTCACGGTGGCTGGTCGCCTACAGGCCAAAGCGATCTTCCACGCCGTAACCGTCGACTTTGATAGCAACCGTCGTTTGACGCAACCCCAGCTGAGCGAGCTCTACACGCGAGTGTTCGAGCTATCGGAGCAGCATGGGCACACTGCAGTAGGTCTCCCCTTGGTCGCGTCTGGTGCCGGTCGAATTACGCCGCAGGTTTCTGCCTCACTTCTGGCTCGCGCGATCCAGGACTCAATTGCTGGTCCTTCAGCCTTGTCTCGGATCATCGTCTCGGCTCCTGCTCCAAATTTCTCGATCGCGTGCGACGCCATCGGGCCCTTGGTCAGCCTGGACACTTCGTTTGCGCAGATTCGCTCCTCCGCCAACCGGATGCTGACAAGCGGCATGAGTCTGCCGGCCTGGCTGGTCACCTCGCTGCAGTCACTGCTGGAGATCGGGACCGCCTCCCATTGGCCATCGGTGGTTGCCCATCTGCTGGACCAAGCGCACGTCACGATGAATCCTGGCGATCTTCCACCTGAGCTTTGGTCGCGGGCGAGTATGGTCCGGAACCGACTCGCACATGGCAGCCGCCAGCCCAGATGGACCGCCGAAGTGACAGGAGCCCTTCTCTCCGTCCTTCAGTGCCTTGAGCGGTCATTACCGCCAGATCAAGGAAGGGCAGACGACGACGTGCCAACGGCCAGCAGCCTCGCGCGGCTCGCAGTCGAGATGGGAGGCCTGCACAAGAAGTTCATCCATCCCGCACGCGGCCCGCTGTTCGACCTGCAAGGCCCTAGCGATGGCGCCAGCGTCAAACGTCCGCCCGAGCCCGTGGTCGCGGCTCGACCTGCTGAGGAAGTCGTTGCCGTGCCGGAAGGATCGCATGTCCGAAGGCTGCATCGACTGCTACTCGATCAGCTGGCCAAGCACGACGAACTGAAGTCGAGGATCGACCGACTCCTGCTAAAAAGGGGCTACCAGGGCGAGTTCGAGCTCCGGCTCCTCGAGCATTGCATTCGGATTGACGAACCGGCCGACCTTCTGAGTGGAACGTTCGACCTTCCGACGCTGCACGTTATCTATGAACAGGTTGTCGGCCAGTCCTCCGATGACGCGGCTGACTCCGCCGAACTTGTCCGTGAGATCCTTTCAGCTGTCGGCTTCCCTTCGGCCACCGCGTGCCATGGCCCGAAGCAGGTGCGTGAGATTATCGACCGCTCCGAACAGCTTGTGCGCGTCAAGGGCCTGTCGGCAGCGTCGAGCGTGGTTCACGATGTGGCGAGACAGCTGGAGTACCTTTGCCATGTACTACTTAGATTCATTTGCCGAGCGGCGTTTTCCGAAGCACCTGAGATCTACCTAAGGAGTCGCGGCAGCATCTCGAAACCAGGCGATCTTGTGAAGTCTGGTCTCGGTCCTTTGTTGATCTACTGCGAGCAGGTCATCGATGACCTCAGAACGACGGAGGCGCCCCAAGCTCTCGTGCTGCAGCGCGACCTGGGCGAGACATCCCTTCCTAAGGGGAAAGACGCGCTCACCGGCGTTCGCAACTCGTTCTCGCACTTCAAACCTGGGGCCCCGGTTGCGTCAGAGGCCGATGCCTTGGGGTTCCTGCACCACGCGCGGCAACTCCTGGTCGCCTTGGCCAGGCCGGAAGGTCGCCTGCTCCCATTTGTCGTGACGATCCAGTCCCTTGAGATCGACCGCTGGGGCCGCCGCACCGTGCGCGCGTTGAACGACGAAGGCATGGACGAAACGCTGTTCACTGACGAGCCCGTTCGCCCCGGTGAAACCTACCTCATGTATCCGCTCTCGAACCCCTTGCGAGTCGATCCCATTCTGGTTCCTGCCGGCGATGTGATCTGGAAAGACTAG
- the radC gene encoding DNA repair protein RadC, with protein sequence MSKTIQQTPEADRPREKLLAKGAAALSDRELLAVLLGKGTARMDVMTLAGKLARLMDEKGLQVVATDLVSFEGVGDAKAALILAAIEFARRRIKPEGAKIVAPADLLPHIRHYADRKQEHFLCASLNGANEVLNIRVISIGLIDRTPVHPREVFADALADRASAVIVAHNHPSGGVEPSPNDVAITVQLKAAGGIIGIELLDHIVFDKTGYYSFLEAGRL encoded by the coding sequence ATGAGCAAGACGATCCAGCAGACTCCGGAGGCTGACCGGCCGCGAGAGAAGCTGCTCGCGAAGGGCGCGGCGGCCTTGAGCGATAGGGAGTTGCTGGCGGTCCTGCTCGGAAAGGGCACAGCCCGAATGGACGTCATGACCCTTGCAGGGAAGCTGGCCCGGCTCATGGACGAGAAGGGTCTGCAGGTAGTGGCCACCGACCTGGTGTCGTTCGAGGGAGTTGGCGATGCGAAGGCCGCCCTCATTCTCGCGGCCATCGAGTTCGCCCGTCGCCGGATCAAGCCCGAGGGCGCCAAGATCGTGGCCCCGGCTGACCTTCTCCCCCACATTCGACACTACGCCGATCGGAAGCAGGAGCACTTTCTGTGCGCCAGCCTCAACGGCGCAAACGAGGTTCTGAATATCCGAGTCATCTCGATAGGCCTGATTGACCGAACCCCGGTCCATCCTCGAGAGGTCTTCGCAGATGCACTAGCCGATCGGGCGTCGGCCGTGATCGTTGCCCACAATCATCCCAGCGGCGGCGTTGAACCATCGCCGAACGATGTAGCCATTACGGTTCAACTCAAGGCAGCGGGTGGCATCATCGGGATTGAGCTGCTCGACCACATTGTTTTCGACAAGACTGGTTACTACAGTTTCCTTGAAGCCGGACGGCTGTAG